The Triplophysa rosa linkage group LG3, Trosa_1v2, whole genome shotgun sequence genome has a segment encoding these proteins:
- the kitlga gene encoding kit ligand a, with the protein MKKPNIWICTCVHLLLYMTVAAYSSEIGNPITDDIKKISLLKQNIPKDYKITISYIPKEVSGMCWVKLNVFHLEMSLKGLAQKFGNISSNKDNIGTFVQILQEMRYHMGRSLEDSMIEFECHYIEEMWFTAKYFEFVEDFFNTANSSREAEDCEPLPCPTSTKTTITSTTTASPGSRQHSTNEKHNGSPDGMEKGVFLPKVVECSLMSLLAIPFIAVLFLLVWKIKSRRNASQTERSAEEGPALFSGEEAHIPPLDVEISEKNRLNMIRAV; encoded by the exons ATGAAGAAGCCAAAC atTTGGATATGCACCTGTGTCCATTTATTGCTGTACATGACAGTCGCTGCCTATTCCAGTGAAATAGGGAATCCCATTACAGATGACATCAAAAAGATTTCTTTGTTG AAACAGAATATTCCAAAGGACTACAAGATTACAATAAGTTATATACCTAAAGAAGTG agtggCATGTGCTGGGTGAAGCTCAATGTATTTCACTTGGAGATGAGCTTAAAAGGCTTGGCGCAGAAGTTTGGGAACATATCTTCCAATAAAGATAATATAGGAACTTTTGTCCAAATCTTGCAAGAGATGCGATATCACATGGGAAGAAGCTTG GAGGATTCAATGATAGAATTCGAGTGTCACTACATAGAAGAAATGTGGTTCACAGCGAAGTACTTTGAATTTGTGGAGGACTTTTTCAACACCGCCAATTCGTCTAGAGAAGCGGAGGACTGCGAGCCACTGCCGTGTCCCACATctacaaaaacaacaataacatcaACCACAACAGCGTCGCCGGGGTCACGGCAGCATAGCACAAATG AAAAACATAACGGTTCACCAGATGGCATGGAGAAAG GAGTGTTTCTTCCGAAAGTCGTGGAGTGCAGCCTCATGTCACTCCTCGCCATCCCCTTCATCGCAGTGCTGTTTTTGTTGGTCTGGAAG ATTAAATCTAGAAGAAATGCCTCTCAAACCGAACGGAGTGCAGAAGAAGGCCCCGCCCTTTTCTCTGGGGAGGAAGCCCATATACCCCCATTAGATGTGGAGATATCGGAAAA AAACAGATTAAATATGATCAGGGCTGTGTAA